ATGGAGCGCATCATGCGGGTCTCGATCGGCGCCGGGTTGACGGTGTTGACCCGTATGCCCATCTCTGCCCCTTCCAGCGCGGCAGCGCGCATTAGGCCAATGACCGCGTGCTTGCTGATGCCGTATGCCGATATCTCCGGCGTCCCGTTGATTCCGGCTGTGGAAGACGTGACAACGATGCTGCCACCACCGCCCCTGCTCATCACCGGCATCGCGTACTTGACCCCGAGCCACACGCCGCGCACGTTGACCGCCATGACCCGGTCGAAGACGTCTATGGGGTATTCGGTTATGGGAGACATGACTCCCTCGATGCCTGCGTTGGCCAGGAGGATGTCGATTCCGCCCCAGCGCTCAACGGCCGCGTTGATGTACGCCTGTGTCTGGTCCGGCTGAGTCACGTCGGCCGCGGTGTAGCTGGCCCTCTCCTCGCCAAGGGAGCCAGCAACCTCTCGGAGCGCAGCTTCATCGAGGTCGAC
This region of Dehalococcoidia bacterium genomic DNA includes:
- a CDS encoding glucose 1-dehydrogenase, whose amino-acid sequence is MSRLEGKVAVITGAAGGIGRAAAKLFVDEGARVALVDLDEAALREVAGSLGEERASYTAADVTQPDQTQAYINAAVERWGGIDILLANAGIEGVMSPITEYPIDVFDRVMAVNVRGVWLGVKYAMPVMSRGGGGSIVVTSSTAGINGTPEISAYGISKHAVIGLMRAAALEGAEMGIRVNTVNPAPIETRMMRSIEEMRAARMDDSAVTAEEVKQSTLSRMTLGRYGEPEEVAHLMLFLASDESSYCTGGVYMVDGGRSAGGR